One window of Mauremys reevesii isolate NIE-2019 linkage group 4, ASM1616193v1, whole genome shotgun sequence genomic DNA carries:
- the TRMT5 gene encoding tRNA (guanine(37)-N1)-methyltransferase isoform X1 has protein sequence MTYPCARGESGDIGARALREPGMRILWRLCGYSARLLKTKLFRTAPSNTSFPEVWLLLVQYFERVPGFFWVVQRNSFFTMPEILENKADIELYSPHPEVRGMTTLDRAAFKRTIVVPVLKVKKVVINKLLKSLKHTTLQRPGLKRVIDDPKDEDSRLVLLDPHKISAEYSLGESEQEILKQLSIDPQVSKYNLELTYDNFKTEEILRAVLPEGQDVTSGFTRVGHIAHLNLRDHQLSYKHLIGQVIIDKNPGITCSVNKINIIDNTYRNFQMEVLAGEANMITKTRENYITYEFDFSKVYWNSRLSTEHGRIIELLKPGDVLFDVFAGVGPFAIPAAKKKCSVFANDLNPESYKWLLHNCKLNKVDKKIKNFNMDGRDFLLGPVKEELTKELSLLTKERKNTLHIVMNLPALAIEFLDVFKHFLDGKPCSTDLLPTVHCYSFSKHDNPAKDVQERAEAFLGTSLEGRCSTHLVRNVAPNKEMMCISFQIPAEVLFKKQCTQEESPVEPASKRLRPNEDSPEEKLTS, from the exons ATGACGTATCCATGCGCCCGAGGAGAGAGCGGAGACATCGGCGCGCGCGCGCTGCGGGAGCCCGGCATGAG GATTTTGTGGAGATTATGTGGATACTCTGCTAGACTACTGAAAACTAAACTTTTTAGAACAGCTCCATCAAATACATCATTTCCAGAAGTTTGGTTACTGCTGGTACAGTATTTTGAAAGAGTACCTGGATTTTTTTGGGTAGTTCAGAGAAACAGTTTCTTTACAATGCCTGAAATTCTAGAAAATAAAGCTGATATTGAACTATATTCACCTCATCCTGAAGTACGTGGAATGACAACACTTGACAGAGCAGCTTTCAAAAGGACAATTGTTGTTCCAGTTCTAAAAGTGAAAAAAGTAGTAATAAACAAATTGTTAAAATCCCTCAAACATACAACACTGCAGCGCCCAGGTCTGAAGCGAGTGATTGATGATCCAAAAGATGAAGACAGTAGACTTGTTTTGTTGGATCCTCATAAAATATCAGCAGAATATTCACTGGGAGAATCTGAACAAGAAATATTAAAGCAGTTGAGTATTGACCCTCAGGTGTCCAAGTATAACTTAGAACTGACTTATGACAATTTCAAGACTGAGGAAATCTTACGAGCGGTGCTTCCTGAAGGTCAAGATGTCACCTCTGGATTTACTAGGGTTGGCCATATAGCTCACTTGAATCTTAGAGATCATCAGCTATCCTACAAACATCTGATTG GTCAGGTTATAATTGACAAGAATCCAGGAATCACCTGTTCAGTAAACAAAATCAATATTATTGACAACACTTATCGAAATTTTCAAATGGAAGTGCTAGCTGGAGAGGCCAATATGATAACAAAG ACTAGAGAAAACTACATCACCTATGAATTTGACTTTTCTAAAGTCTATTGGAATTCCCGTCTAAGCACGGAACATGGCCGTATCATTGAACTTTTAAAGCCAGGTGATGTTCTATTTGATGTCTTTGCCGGGGTTGGGCCTTTTGCCATTCCAGCTGCAAAGAAAAAGTGCAGCGTATTTGCAAATGATCTCAACCCTGAATCCTACAAATGGCTTCTACACAACTGTAAATTAAATAAAGtggacaaaaaaataaaaaatttcaatATGGATGGTCGGGATTTTCTTCTGGGGCCAGTTAAAGaagagctaaccaaggaactgtCACTTCtgacaaaagaaaggaaaaacacTCTGCACATAGTCATGAATTTGCCAGCTTTGGCTATCGAATTTCTAGATGTTTTCAAACATTTCTTAGATGGAAAGCCGTGCAGCACTGACctccttcccacagtgcactgttaCAGCTTCTCAAAACATGATAATCCGGCCAAAGACGTTCAAGAACGGGCTGAAGCTTTTCTGGGAACTTCTTTAGAGGGACGCTGTTCTACTCATCTGGTGAGAAATGTTGCACCAAATAAGGAAATGATGTGCATCAGTTTCCAGATCCCAGCTGAAGTGCTGTTCAAGAAGCAGTGTACTCAGGAAG agagtcctgtggaaccAGCCTCTAAACGTCTGCGCCCAAATGAAGACTCTCCTGAAGAAAAACTGACTAGTTAA
- the TRMT5 gene encoding tRNA (guanine(37)-N1)-methyltransferase isoform X2: MPEILENKADIELYSPHPEVRGMTTLDRAAFKRTIVVPVLKVKKVVINKLLKSLKHTTLQRPGLKRVIDDPKDEDSRLVLLDPHKISAEYSLGESEQEILKQLSIDPQVSKYNLELTYDNFKTEEILRAVLPEGQDVTSGFTRVGHIAHLNLRDHQLSYKHLIGQVIIDKNPGITCSVNKINIIDNTYRNFQMEVLAGEANMITKTRENYITYEFDFSKVYWNSRLSTEHGRIIELLKPGDVLFDVFAGVGPFAIPAAKKKCSVFANDLNPESYKWLLHNCKLNKVDKKIKNFNMDGRDFLLGPVKEELTKELSLLTKERKNTLHIVMNLPALAIEFLDVFKHFLDGKPCSTDLLPTVHCYSFSKHDNPAKDVQERAEAFLGTSLEGRCSTHLVRNVAPNKEMMCISFQIPAEVLFKKQCTQEESPVEPASKRLRPNEDSPEEKLTS, encoded by the exons ATGCCTGAAATTCTAGAAAATAAAGCTGATATTGAACTATATTCACCTCATCCTGAAGTACGTGGAATGACAACACTTGACAGAGCAGCTTTCAAAAGGACAATTGTTGTTCCAGTTCTAAAAGTGAAAAAAGTAGTAATAAACAAATTGTTAAAATCCCTCAAACATACAACACTGCAGCGCCCAGGTCTGAAGCGAGTGATTGATGATCCAAAAGATGAAGACAGTAGACTTGTTTTGTTGGATCCTCATAAAATATCAGCAGAATATTCACTGGGAGAATCTGAACAAGAAATATTAAAGCAGTTGAGTATTGACCCTCAGGTGTCCAAGTATAACTTAGAACTGACTTATGACAATTTCAAGACTGAGGAAATCTTACGAGCGGTGCTTCCTGAAGGTCAAGATGTCACCTCTGGATTTACTAGGGTTGGCCATATAGCTCACTTGAATCTTAGAGATCATCAGCTATCCTACAAACATCTGATTG GTCAGGTTATAATTGACAAGAATCCAGGAATCACCTGTTCAGTAAACAAAATCAATATTATTGACAACACTTATCGAAATTTTCAAATGGAAGTGCTAGCTGGAGAGGCCAATATGATAACAAAG ACTAGAGAAAACTACATCACCTATGAATTTGACTTTTCTAAAGTCTATTGGAATTCCCGTCTAAGCACGGAACATGGCCGTATCATTGAACTTTTAAAGCCAGGTGATGTTCTATTTGATGTCTTTGCCGGGGTTGGGCCTTTTGCCATTCCAGCTGCAAAGAAAAAGTGCAGCGTATTTGCAAATGATCTCAACCCTGAATCCTACAAATGGCTTCTACACAACTGTAAATTAAATAAAGtggacaaaaaaataaaaaatttcaatATGGATGGTCGGGATTTTCTTCTGGGGCCAGTTAAAGaagagctaaccaaggaactgtCACTTCtgacaaaagaaaggaaaaacacTCTGCACATAGTCATGAATTTGCCAGCTTTGGCTATCGAATTTCTAGATGTTTTCAAACATTTCTTAGATGGAAAGCCGTGCAGCACTGACctccttcccacagtgcactgttaCAGCTTCTCAAAACATGATAATCCGGCCAAAGACGTTCAAGAACGGGCTGAAGCTTTTCTGGGAACTTCTTTAGAGGGACGCTGTTCTACTCATCTGGTGAGAAATGTTGCACCAAATAAGGAAATGATGTGCATCAGTTTCCAGATCCCAGCTGAAGTGCTGTTCAAGAAGCAGTGTACTCAGGAAG agagtcctgtggaaccAGCCTCTAAACGTCTGCGCCCAAATGAAGACTCTCCTGAAGAAAAACTGACTAGTTAA